Proteins from a genomic interval of Asticcacaulis sp. AND118:
- a CDS encoding type II toxin-antitoxin system ParD family antitoxin — translation MADDKPRVEKVSIALTADMAAMVRGAVDSGEYASASEVVREALRDWKYKQQERDRKIAELKALIDEGERSSHTVWEGADAILAKARQRAGK, via the coding sequence GTGGCTGACGACAAACCTCGCGTGGAGAAGGTCAGTATTGCCCTGACCGCGGATATGGCTGCCATGGTGCGAGGCGCTGTCGATAGCGGGGAATATGCTTCGGCCAGCGAGGTGGTGCGTGAGGCCCTGCGCGACTGGAAATACAAGCAGCAGGAACGCGATCGCAAGATTGCCGAGTTGAAAGCGCTGATCGATGAAGGCGAGCGTAGCAGCCATACTGTATGGGAAGGCGCGGACGCCATTCTCGCCAAGGCAAGACAGCGGGCTGGGAAGTAA
- a CDS encoding type II toxin-antitoxin system RelE/ParE family toxin, whose protein sequence is MPFRLERTGRFEDDLLDIWDYVASDNLPAADKVIRDIVGRFEPLATFPKLGRAVPEISTEHYVLLQGSYVIVYRVDEEAGRVLLLRVIHGARDWLSLFD, encoded by the coding sequence ATGCCTTTCCGCCTTGAGCGCACGGGTCGTTTTGAGGACGATCTGCTTGACATCTGGGATTACGTAGCCAGCGATAATTTACCGGCGGCAGACAAGGTTATCCGAGACATCGTTGGTCGCTTCGAGCCCTTGGCGACATTTCCGAAACTTGGCCGAGCGGTGCCGGAAATTTCAACAGAACATTATGTGCTGCTGCAAGGTAGCTACGTGATCGTCTATCGCGTGGATGAAGAGGCGGGACGGGTGCTTTTGCTCCGTGTTATTCATGGCGCGCGGGATTGGTTAAGTCTGTTCGATTAA
- a CDS encoding glutaminase, whose protein sequence is MKHELSLPEVLSQIEKTVRPQFGKGRVADYIPELATVDPTKFGMAVRTVAGQEYVVGDGDEPFSAQSITKLFALGIALNRIGDEVWTRVGKEPSGTPFNYLSQLEHEAGFPRNPFINAGALAVVDMLLKGTRRPDLTVRDYMGFLCQNALTVDEDVARSEIDTAHKNRAIANLMKGAGTLHNEVETVIEAYCRQCAITLSCRDLARAALPLAAGGFSPVIEETVFPARQARRLNALLLTCGVYDSVGSFAYRVGLPAKSGVGGGIVAIVPGQAAIAVWSPELDRHGTSVVGFAALEAFSQITNCSVL, encoded by the coding sequence ATGAAACACGAACTGTCCCTGCCCGAAGTCCTGTCGCAGATCGAAAAGACCGTGCGGCCGCAATTCGGCAAGGGGCGCGTGGCCGACTATATTCCCGAACTGGCCACGGTCGATCCGACGAAGTTCGGCATGGCGGTGCGCACCGTCGCCGGGCAGGAATACGTCGTTGGCGATGGCGACGAGCCCTTTTCGGCGCAGTCGATCACCAAGCTGTTCGCGCTCGGCATTGCGCTCAATCGCATCGGTGACGAGGTCTGGACCCGCGTCGGCAAAGAGCCGTCAGGCACGCCGTTCAACTACCTGTCGCAGCTTGAGCACGAAGCCGGGTTTCCACGCAATCCCTTCATCAATGCCGGGGCGCTGGCCGTGGTCGATATGCTGCTGAAAGGCACGCGGCGACCGGACCTGACCGTGCGCGACTATATGGGCTTCCTGTGTCAGAACGCCCTGACCGTCGATGAGGATGTGGCGCGCTCAGAGATCGACACGGCGCATAAGAACCGCGCTATCGCCAATCTGATGAAGGGCGCGGGCACGCTGCACAACGAAGTCGAGACAGTTATCGAAGCCTATTGCCGTCAGTGCGCTATCACTCTTTCCTGTCGCGATCTGGCGCGGGCGGCCCTGCCTCTGGCAGCGGGCGGTTTCTCGCCGGTGATCGAGGAGACCGTATTCCCTGCGCGTCAGGCGCGGCGGCTCAATGCGCTTTTGCTGACCTGCGGCGTGTACGATTCCGTGGGGTCGTTTGCCTATCGCGTGGGTCTGCCGGCCAAGAGCGGAGTGGGCGGTGGCATCGTCGCCATCGTCCCCGGTCAGGCCGCCATTGCCGTTTGGTCGCCGGAGCTGGACCGCCACGGCACGTCTGTGGTCGGCTTTGCGGCGCTGGAGGCCTTCAGCCAGATCACCAACTGCTCGGTTTTGTGA